A region of Anaerobranca gottschalkii DSM 13577 DNA encodes the following proteins:
- a CDS encoding ABC transporter permease subunit — MSKTEKNIEQKAHKRLAMFSFLFGGKSKLSILEEEHIESPTRTIIKNFVSNKMGMTALIIFLSIFLIVSIGPIFMPLDLSFSDASQIDTPPGFDMMKVPRELQGNVKQISVGPTYSIGLSNDGQVYVWGKSRRTRTNDLKNIPENMGRVVQVAAGFDHALALNEQGKLFAWGSNRHGQTNIPAEVQNLTNIKAIYAGYLSSLVLTEDGHLYYFGNTMLNDYNEFHPYQGQIKKVALSENHFIALTFDGEVVFLGNQRASYANIPQNMGNVIDIASTSLTFAALNDKGDVFIWGNPSGARGEREIPETENKIVEIYGGRHHYVAKTDKGELLSWGLDNYGQASIPRRVQNAEIATVYNGFYQNYAVTKDGRVLTWGLKGYLLGSDELGRDLFQRILNGGRLSMTIGGVAVLISTFIAIVIGGVSGYFGGRVDIILQRISEMVASLPFLPLAMILSALIGNMLTTTQRVYLIMVILGLLSWPGLYRLIRAQVLSIREQEYVTAAKVLGVKQSSIIFKHIIPNVISVIIVSATLSFGGSMITEASLSFLGFGVQPPYPTWGNMLNSARNSVVIQNFWWRWVFPSIVLSVCVICINIIGEALRAAIDPKSQER, encoded by the coding sequence ATGTCTAAAACAGAAAAAAACATCGAACAAAAGGCCCATAAGCGGTTGGCTATGTTTTCCTTTCTTTTTGGAGGGAAAAGTAAACTATCTATTTTAGAAGAGGAGCATATTGAAAGTCCAACTAGAACAATTATAAAAAACTTTGTTAGTAATAAAATGGGGATGACTGCTTTAATTATTTTTTTGAGTATTTTCTTAATAGTATCTATAGGACCTATTTTCATGCCTTTAGACTTATCTTTTTCAGATGCTAGTCAAATTGATACCCCCCCTGGTTTTGATATGATGAAGGTTCCTAGGGAACTCCAGGGAAATGTTAAACAAATTTCTGTAGGGCCTACTTATTCTATAGGTTTATCCAATGATGGTCAAGTCTATGTTTGGGGCAAGAGTAGAAGGACTAGAACTAATGACTTGAAAAATATCCCTGAGAACATGGGACGGGTAGTTCAAGTAGCAGCAGGTTTTGATCACGCTTTAGCATTAAATGAACAAGGGAAGCTATTTGCTTGGGGTAGTAACCGTCATGGCCAAACGAATATTCCTGCAGAAGTCCAAAATTTAACTAATATTAAAGCTATTTATGCCGGATATTTATCATCATTAGTTTTAACTGAAGATGGTCATTTGTATTACTTTGGAAATACAATGCTCAATGATTATAATGAGTTTCATCCTTATCAAGGGCAAATTAAAAAAGTAGCTTTATCTGAAAATCATTTTATAGCTTTGACCTTTGATGGGGAAGTGGTATTTTTAGGAAACCAACGGGCTTCTTATGCCAATATTCCACAAAATATGGGGAATGTAATAGATATAGCTTCTACATCTTTGACCTTTGCTGCTTTAAATGACAAAGGGGATGTTTTTATTTGGGGTAATCCCTCTGGGGCTAGAGGTGAAAGGGAGATCCCTGAAACTGAAAATAAAATTGTAGAAATTTATGGTGGGAGACATCATTATGTTGCTAAAACCGATAAGGGAGAGCTGTTAAGTTGGGGACTTGACAATTACGGACAAGCCTCTATCCCAAGAAGGGTACAAAATGCTGAAATAGCTACTGTATATAATGGTTTTTACCAAAATTATGCTGTGACTAAAGATGGTAGAGTATTGACTTGGGGATTAAAAGGTTATCTTTTAGGTTCCGATGAATTAGGAAGAGATCTTTTCCAACGTATATTAAATGGTGGAAGGTTGAGTATGACAATAGGTGGAGTTGCAGTATTGATTTCCACTTTCATAGCTATTGTTATTGGTGGTGTCTCCGGATACTTCGGTGGTAGAGTCGATATAATTTTACAAAGGATATCAGAAATGGTAGCATCATTGCCATTCCTTCCCTTAGCTATGATTTTGTCTGCTTTAATAGGTAATATGCTTACAACAACCCAAAGGGTATATTTGATAATGGTCATATTAGGACTTTTATCATGGCCTGGGCTATACCGTTTAATTAGGGCTCAAGTTCTTTCAATCCGTGAACAAGAATATGTTACTGCAGCAAAGGTATTGGGAGTTAAACAAAGTAGTATTATTTTTAAACACATTATTCCCAATGTTATTTCAGTTATTATCGTTTCCGCTACTTTATCCTTTGGTGGTAGTATGATAACTGAGGCTAGTTTGTCCTTTTTAGGTTTTGGAGTACAACCACCCTATCCTACTTGGGGTAATATGCTAAATAGTGCGAGAAACAGTGTTGTAATTCAAAATTTCTGGTGGAGATGGGTCTTTCCATCAATAGTTCTATCTGTTTGTGTAATTTGTATTAATATAATCGGTGAAGCATTAAGAGCTGCTATAGACCCGAAATCTCAAGAACGTTAG
- a CDS encoding ABC transporter substrate-binding protein — protein MRKLLTVLLISVMVLSLAACGGKQEEARKIGGTLIIGNTTEMTGDWITAFSNIASDSEVLNLITGYYTVDLTSAGEYVINKTAVKDYERIVNDDGSITYEFEINKGLKFSNGVEITAKDYVADILLWNSKFIADLGGSNTVSFRLKGHGPYSKGETKEFSGVRLLDDYKFSVTIDAAHLPYFYELPLVRYSPEFLPFWLGDGVDVADDGNGAYFTVEVTEEAFGDIFKAARENPIYVSSGPYVVEEYDVASKMVTLKINENFAGNYEGQKPSIETVILKLVQQDTMMDELRTGGVDLLYGVVAGGTIQAGHDLVEEGIGITFSAYPRSGYGKIHFVTDHGPTQFKEVRQAIAHLINRDEFIQAFARGYGSVVHGPYGEGQWFYQETRQELLSKVNLYPYSLEDAVRVLEEGGWTLDANGNPYTGEGLRHKMVDGQLMPLVIEWFGSANNEFTDLLAIRLLENPDIAAAGMKFNQTVGDFGELINWYTRTGGEQYTVPTYHMFNLATSFTPMYDLERTYTPGGSVNYNRINDEELYRLAKELVRRDGTDRDGFKKAFVDFIVRWNELLPDIPLYSNTLHDFFNEKLKDWNLTANIRLVHAILYAYIEE, from the coding sequence ATGAGAAAATTATTGACAGTATTATTGATCTCCGTCATGGTGCTTTCTTTGGCAGCATGTGGAGGGAAACAGGAGGAAGCCCGTAAAATCGGTGGTACTTTAATTATCGGTAATACCACTGAAATGACCGGGGACTGGATAACAGCATTCTCCAATATCGCTTCTGACAGCGAAGTACTAAACTTAATTACAGGGTATTATACAGTTGATTTAACTTCTGCTGGGGAGTATGTAATCAACAAAACTGCTGTAAAGGATTATGAAAGGATTGTAAATGACGACGGTTCTATAACCTATGAGTTCGAGATCAACAAAGGGTTAAAATTTAGTAACGGAGTTGAAATTACTGCGAAAGACTATGTTGCTGATATTTTACTTTGGAACTCTAAGTTTATAGCCGATTTAGGTGGTTCTAACACCGTTTCTTTTAGGCTTAAAGGACATGGACCATATTCAAAAGGTGAAACTAAAGAATTTTCAGGAGTTCGCCTATTAGATGACTATAAATTCTCTGTAACTATCGATGCTGCCCACTTACCATACTTCTATGAATTACCTCTAGTTAGGTATAGTCCAGAATTTTTACCTTTCTGGTTAGGGGACGGTGTAGATGTTGCTGATGATGGAAATGGTGCTTATTTTACCGTAGAAGTTACCGAAGAAGCTTTTGGAGATATCTTTAAAGCAGCAAGGGAAAATCCTATATATGTATCTAGTGGTCCATATGTAGTAGAAGAATATGATGTTGCTTCTAAAATGGTTACTTTAAAAATCAATGAAAACTTTGCTGGTAACTATGAAGGACAAAAACCTTCAATAGAAACAGTGATCTTAAAGTTAGTTCAGCAAGATACAATGATGGATGAGTTAAGAACCGGTGGTGTAGACTTACTTTATGGTGTAGTTGCCGGTGGAACAATCCAAGCAGGTCATGACTTAGTAGAAGAAGGTATCGGTATTACTTTCAGTGCTTATCCCCGTTCTGGTTATGGTAAAATCCACTTTGTAACTGACCATGGTCCAACACAATTTAAAGAAGTACGCCAAGCTATTGCCCACTTAATCAATAGAGATGAGTTTATTCAAGCCTTTGCTAGAGGTTATGGTTCAGTTGTCCATGGGCCATACGGAGAAGGTCAGTGGTTCTATCAAGAAACAAGACAAGAATTGTTATCTAAAGTTAATCTATATCCTTATAGCTTAGAAGATGCAGTTAGAGTTCTTGAAGAAGGTGGCTGGACTTTAGATGCCAACGGTAATCCATACACCGGCGAAGGTTTACGCCACAAAATGGTAGATGGCCAATTAATGCCTTTAGTAATCGAATGGTTTGGTTCTGCTAATAACGAGTTTACAGATTTATTAGCTATCCGTTTACTAGAAAATCCTGATATCGCTGCTGCTGGTATGAAATTCAATCAAACAGTTGGTGATTTCGGTGAATTGATTAACTGGTATACCCGTACCGGTGGAGAGCAATACACAGTACCAACTTATCATATGTTTAACTTAGCTACTAGCTTTACCCCAATGTACGACTTAGAAAGAACTTATACACCTGGTGGTAGTGTAAACTACAATAGAATTAACGATGAAGAATTATATAGATTAGCAAAAGAACTAGTTAGAAGAGATGGTACAGACAGAGATGGATTTAAAAAGGCCTTTGTTGATTTCATTGTTCGCTGGAATGAGTTACTACCTGATATTCCACTCTACTCTAACACCTTACACGATTTCTTCAATGAAAAATTAAAAGATTGGAATTTAACTGCTAATATCAGACTAGTTCATGCTATCCTCTATGCATATATCGAAGAATAA
- the coaE gene encoding dephospho-CoA kinase (Dephospho-CoA kinase (CoaE) performs the final step in coenzyme A biosynthesis.), whose amino-acid sequence MKKIGLTGGIASGKSTISKILKRLGAAIIDADLEAKATLKPETKCWELLVKEFGREILKPDNTIDRKKLGNLVFGKAEKLQKLNQIVHPFVKERIKNKMVEIERKGKYKAIVLDAPLLIETGFHNLVDEVWVVDVDRETQIQRVMKRDNLNREQAIARINSQLPREERIKYATAIIDNMGTRKHTREQIIKLWQTKVEEK is encoded by the coding sequence TTGAAAAAAATCGGCTTAACAGGTGGAATAGCTAGTGGTAAAAGCACTATTTCTAAAATATTAAAGCGGCTAGGGGCAGCAATTATAGATGCAGATTTAGAGGCAAAGGCCACTCTTAAGCCAGAGACAAAATGCTGGGAGTTGTTGGTTAAAGAATTTGGTAGAGAAATTTTAAAACCTGATAATACAATAGACCGTAAAAAGCTAGGAAATTTAGTTTTTGGTAAAGCTGAAAAGTTACAAAAATTAAACCAAATTGTTCATCCTTTTGTTAAAGAAAGGATTAAAAATAAAATGGTAGAGATAGAAAGGAAAGGTAAATATAAAGCTATTGTTCTAGATGCCCCTCTACTTATAGAAACCGGTTTTCATAATTTAGTTGACGAAGTTTGGGTAGTAGATGTAGATAGAGAAACTCAAATACAGAGGGTAATGAAAAGGGATAATTTAAATAGAGAACAAGCAATAGCCCGTATAAATTCCCAACTACCAAGGGAAGAAAGGATTAAATACGCCACAGCAATTATCGATAATATGGGGACGAGGAAACATACTAGGGAACAAATAATCAAACTTTGGCAAACTAAAGTTGAAGAAAAATAA
- a CDS encoding ABC transporter permease, translating into MLKYFIKRIAYMILVFFIMSIVLFGLYSLIPGDPAMMNVFHLKEQMSPEEFEARYQQERQNLGLDDPVHVRYYRWASRFFRGEFGRSNYYKKDVIDVVKTPLRVTVTYNIFVVLLTFLITIPLGIASAVYKNSTFDKVVQVVTVVGYSIPSFIFALIFIYLFAVRLGWFPVSGMRTPGFSGTQFQEFLDLVKHMALPVIALTFASLGAMTRYVRASMIDALALDCIRTARAKGLKERVVILSHAWRNALLGVITLMIAYAMSLFSGALILETMFNIHGMGKFLYDSLRNMDYNVTLAIQLFYVVIALVTNILIDFSYGLVDPRVRVDK; encoded by the coding sequence ATGTTAAAATACTTTATAAAAAGAATTGCCTATATGATCCTAGTTTTCTTTATTATGTCTATTGTTCTTTTTGGGTTGTATAGTCTAATACCTGGTGACCCGGCGATGATGAATGTTTTCCACTTGAAGGAACAAATGTCTCCTGAAGAATTTGAGGCTAGATATCAACAAGAACGGCAGAATTTAGGGCTAGATGATCCCGTACATGTCAGGTATTATCGTTGGGCAAGTAGATTTTTTAGGGGAGAATTTGGTAGGTCAAACTATTACAAAAAAGACGTTATTGATGTTGTTAAAACACCTTTGAGGGTAACAGTAACTTATAATATTTTTGTCGTCTTATTAACCTTTTTAATCACTATACCTCTAGGTATAGCTTCTGCTGTTTATAAAAATTCTACCTTTGACAAAGTTGTACAAGTTGTAACTGTGGTTGGTTACAGTATTCCTTCCTTTATATTTGCGTTAATTTTTATTTACCTATTTGCAGTAAGGTTAGGTTGGTTTCCAGTTAGTGGTATGAGGACCCCTGGATTTTCAGGAACTCAGTTTCAAGAGTTTTTAGATTTGGTTAAACATATGGCACTTCCTGTTATAGCGTTAACTTTTGCATCATTAGGAGCGATGACCCGCTATGTTAGAGCTTCTATGATAGATGCTTTAGCTTTAGACTGTATTAGAACTGCTAGGGCAAAGGGTCTCAAAGAAAGGGTTGTTATTTTATCCCATGCTTGGAGGAATGCTTTGTTAGGTGTTATCACTTTGATGATAGCTTATGCTATGTCACTATTTAGTGGTGCATTGATCTTAGAAACTATGTTTAATATTCATGGAATGGGTAAATTTTTATATGATTCTCTCCGGAACATGGATTATAATGTAACTTTGGCAATCCAGTTGTTCTACGTAGTTATCGCATTGGTGACTAATATCTTGATAGATTTTAGCTATGGGCTTGTTGACCCAAGGGTAAGAGTAGATAAATAG